Proteins co-encoded in one Acidobacteriota bacterium genomic window:
- a CDS encoding DUF2237 domain-containing protein: protein MPETEPAREPVKARGRNVLGQPLEVCGCQPMTGFYRTGCCETGPDDLGVHTVCCIVSEEFLRVSRLLGNDLSTPMPQFGFPGLKSGDRWCVCAARWFEVQQEGAGCPIILEATHEATLAIVPFEILIQYAVIPDTLH, encoded by the coding sequence ATGCCAGAGACCGAACCAGCCAGAGAGCCTGTAAAAGCCCGGGGAAGAAATGTGCTCGGTCAGCCGCTGGAGGTCTGCGGATGCCAGCCGATGACAGGCTTCTATCGCACGGGCTGCTGCGAGACCGGTCCGGACGATCTCGGTGTCCACACCGTCTGCTGCATCGTCAGTGAGGAGTTTCTGCGTGTTTCCCGGCTGCTCGGCAATGACCTGAGCACCCCCATGCCCCAGTTCGGTTTTCCTGGCCTGAAGTCCGGCGACCGATGGTGCGTCTGCGCCGCTCGCTGGTTCGAGGTCCAGCAGGAAGGCGCAGGCTGCCCCATCATCCTGGAGGCCACACACGAGGCGACGCTCGCCATCGTTCCCTTCGAAATCCTCATTCAATACGCTGTCATCCCCGACACGCTGCATTAG
- the rocD gene encoding ornithine--oxo-acid transaminase: MASSTLHSDTAEDLKVQSTTTSRLIALEDKYGAHNYKPLDVVVERASGVWIYDVEGRRYLDFLAAYSAVNQGHCHPRILAAMQEQAQRVTLTSRAFRNDQLPLFYKEVSDLTGYEMTLPMNSGTEAVESALKLARKWGYKVKGIPEGKAEIIVCENNFHGRTISIISFSTEPQYRDGFGPYLSGFKIIPFGDAAALREAITLNTAAFLVEPIQGEAGVLIPPAGYLAEAAAICKENNVLFMADEIQSGLGRTGKLFAYEHEGIRPDVLIVGKALAGGFYPVSAVLASREIIGLLNPGDHGSTFGGNPMACAVARASIRVIVEERLAERSAELGRLLIDRIRQIRSPQIREVRGMGLWVAIELNGPARPICEALMREGLLCKETHDNVIRLAPPLTIEREDLLWACDRIKAVLEEMA, translated from the coding sequence ATGGCAAGTTCAACCCTGCACAGCGACACAGCAGAAGATCTCAAGGTGCAATCCACCACAACCTCGCGCCTCATCGCGCTTGAGGACAAGTACGGCGCGCACAACTACAAGCCTCTGGATGTCGTTGTCGAGCGCGCCTCAGGTGTGTGGATCTATGACGTCGAAGGCCGGCGGTATCTCGACTTCCTCGCCGCGTACTCTGCCGTCAACCAGGGCCACTGCCATCCCCGCATCCTTGCCGCCATGCAGGAGCAGGCGCAGCGCGTTACGCTGACCTCGCGCGCCTTCCGCAACGACCAGCTTCCGCTCTTCTACAAGGAGGTCTCCGACCTCACCGGCTATGAGATGACGCTGCCCATGAACTCCGGCACCGAGGCCGTCGAGTCCGCGCTGAAGCTCGCGCGCAAGTGGGGCTACAAGGTCAAGGGCATTCCCGAGGGCAAGGCCGAGATCATCGTCTGCGAGAACAACTTCCATGGCCGCACGATCTCAATCATCAGCTTCTCCACCGAACCGCAGTACCGCGACGGCTTCGGCCCTTATCTCTCCGGCTTCAAGATCATTCCGTTCGGCGATGCTGCAGCTCTCCGTGAGGCGATCACGCTCAACACCGCAGCCTTCCTCGTCGAGCCGATTCAGGGCGAAGCGGGTGTGCTGATTCCGCCCGCCGGCTACCTGGCCGAGGCGGCCGCGATCTGCAAAGAGAACAACGTTCTCTTCATGGCCGACGAGATTCAATCGGGCCTCGGCCGCACGGGCAAGCTCTTTGCCTATGAGCACGAGGGGATCAGGCCAGATGTGCTCATCGTTGGCAAGGCGCTCGCAGGCGGCTTCTATCCCGTCTCAGCGGTTCTTGCTTCGCGCGAGATCATAGGCCTGCTCAATCCCGGTGACCACGGCAGCACCTTCGGTGGAAATCCGATGGCCTGCGCGGTTGCGCGTGCCTCGATTCGCGTCATCGTCGAAGAACGGCTCGCCGAGCGCTCTGCCGAACTGGGCAGGCTGCTGATCGACCGCATCCGGCAGATTCGCAGCCCGCAGATTCGAGAAGTACGCGGCATGGGCCTCTGGGTTGCCATCGAACTGAACGGCCCGGCGCGTCCCATCTGCGAGGCGCTCATGCGTGAGGGTCTTCTCTGCAAGGAGACGCACGACAACGTCATCCGCCTCGCTCCTCCGCTCACCATCGAGCGCGAAGACCTGCTCTGGGCCTGCGACCGCATCAAGGCAGTCCTCGAAGAGATGGCATAG
- a CDS encoding rRNA pseudouridine synthase, whose protein sequence is MSSSAVGKLEPVSKNNPKSKPDPSQEAPTGDRLQKILAQAGIASRRKAEEIILEGRVQVNGQTVTELGTRADITRDHIRVDGKLLHGREQQRYYMLNKPRGYVTTLADPEKRPTVMELMTKTKGPHGDHVRLYPVGRLDYLSEGLLLMTNDGDLANRLSKAAAGVEKTYLVKVSGVPTAEGIEQLRRGIMIDRGRLNEIRSGRRDRVITAPAKVEQVRGGDNPWYELTLTEGRNRQIRKMFEEIGHHVEKIRRIGYGALRLDVPPGDFRELTAGEVTALGRAARGQKVTPKQKMPEHAQLKKPVPPKSAKRRPVRDRRFS, encoded by the coding sequence ATGAGCAGCTCCGCAGTCGGAAAGCTGGAACCAGTGTCGAAAAACAATCCCAAGAGCAAACCGGACCCTTCCCAGGAAGCTCCCACAGGCGACCGCCTGCAGAAGATCCTTGCGCAGGCCGGCATCGCCAGCCGCCGCAAGGCTGAAGAGATCATCCTCGAAGGCCGCGTTCAGGTAAACGGCCAGACCGTCACAGAGCTTGGTACGCGCGCCGACATCACCCGCGACCATATCCGCGTCGATGGCAAGCTGCTCCACGGGCGCGAGCAGCAGCGCTACTACATGCTCAACAAGCCGCGCGGCTACGTCACCACGCTCGCAGACCCTGAGAAGCGGCCTACAGTGATGGAATTGATGACAAAGACCAAGGGACCCCATGGGGACCACGTCCGTCTCTATCCCGTCGGCCGGCTGGATTACCTCTCCGAAGGCCTGCTCCTGATGACGAACGACGGGGACCTCGCCAACCGCTTGTCAAAGGCGGCGGCCGGCGTGGAGAAGACCTATCTTGTGAAGGTTTCGGGGGTGCCCACCGCTGAAGGGATTGAGCAGCTTCGGCGAGGCATCATGATCGATCGCGGCCGCCTCAACGAGATACGCAGTGGACGCCGGGACCGGGTCATCACGGCACCGGCGAAGGTGGAGCAGGTGCGGGGTGGCGACAATCCCTGGTACGAGTTGACCTTGACCGAAGGCCGCAATCGACAGATACGAAAGATGTTTGAAGAGATCGGCCATCACGTCGAAAAGATCCGGCGGATCGGCTACGGCGCTCTTCGCCTCGATGTGCCCCCAGGCGATTTCCGCGAGTTGACTGCGGGCGAAGTGACTGCGCTGGGTCGCGCCGCGCGTGGGCAGAAGGTCACTCCTAAGCAAAAGATGCCGGAGCATGCACAGCTCAAAAAGCCCGTTCCGCCAAAGTCAGCCAAACGGCGGCCGGTAAGAGACAGGCGATTCTCATAG
- a CDS encoding Gfo/Idh/MocA family oxidoreductase translates to MPSLKTLRVGIVGCGKIADGHAEVVKHLDGAELAAVCDREPLLAEQLAVRYGVPAWYGDVGEMLAKERLDVVHITTPPAAHVPLTRQCVEAGAHVFLEKPLALTASASRELIGAVVAGGRQMTINYWPNFDPPAMQFKEMLARDVIGEPVHVEAFIGYDLAGAYGQALMSDAGHWVHRLPGKLFQNMMDHIFNRIVPLFPDVEPEIHAFAFKRREAVRGDATDAMLDELRVFLRAGGVSAYGSLCSHARPVANTLKVYGTKATVEVDFNNRTVVSTASQRYPSAVGRLAPPLQMAGRYLGEAKKNVGQFRRAEFHFFAGMSKLLELFYAGIRDGGAPPIPYSEIVRVADVMDRVIGQVYPPTVTEGAR, encoded by the coding sequence ATGCCGTCTCTGAAGACACTGCGCGTAGGAATCGTTGGCTGCGGAAAGATCGCCGATGGGCATGCCGAGGTCGTCAAACACCTCGATGGTGCGGAGCTCGCCGCCGTGTGCGATCGCGAGCCCCTGCTGGCCGAGCAGCTTGCGGTGCGCTACGGCGTTCCCGCTTGGTATGGTGACGTGGGCGAGATGCTGGCGAAGGAGCGCCTGGACGTCGTACACATCACGACGCCGCCTGCCGCGCATGTGCCACTGACACGGCAGTGTGTCGAGGCCGGCGCTCATGTCTTTCTGGAAAAGCCGCTGGCGCTAACGGCTTCAGCCTCGCGCGAGTTGATTGGCGCAGTGGTTGCAGGCGGGCGGCAGATGACGATCAACTACTGGCCCAACTTCGATCCGCCTGCGATGCAGTTCAAGGAGATGCTAGCGCGTGACGTGATTGGCGAGCCAGTGCATGTTGAAGCCTTCATCGGCTACGACCTTGCGGGAGCCTACGGCCAGGCGCTGATGAGCGATGCCGGGCACTGGGTCCATCGGCTGCCTGGAAAGCTGTTTCAGAACATGATGGACCACATCTTCAACCGCATCGTTCCGCTGTTTCCGGACGTGGAGCCCGAGATCCACGCCTTTGCGTTCAAGCGGCGCGAGGCCGTGCGCGGCGATGCAACGGACGCCATGCTGGATGAGCTTCGTGTGTTTTTGCGCGCAGGTGGAGTGTCGGCGTATGGCAGCCTATGCTCTCATGCGCGGCCGGTGGCGAACACGCTGAAGGTATACGGAACGAAAGCGACGGTGGAGGTCGACTTCAACAACCGCACCGTTGTATCTACGGCATCGCAAAGGTATCCGAGCGCGGTGGGACGGCTGGCCCCTCCATTGCAGATGGCGGGGAGGTATCTGGGCGAGGCGAAGAAAAACGTCGGCCAGTTCCGGCGCGCCGAGTTTCACTTCTTTGCAGGCATGTCGAAGCTACTGGAGCTGTTTTACGCAGGGATCAGGGACGGCGGCGCTCCCCCGATTCCCTACTCCGAGATTGTGCGCGTGGCCGACGTAATGGACCGCGTGATCGGACAGGTGTATCCGCCGACGGTGACGGAGGGTGCGCGATGA
- a CDS encoding ATP-binding cassette domain-containing protein, with translation MISVSNVTMRYGSKLLFEDVSVTFTTGRRYGLTGPNGAGKSTFMKVLTGEIDAQKGSVVRPKKVGVLKQDQYEFDAYRVIDTVIMGNKALWAALEERERIYEKPELTDEDGSRLGELEGIVGDEDGYEAESNAAVLLQGLDIPDEVHERKMSELQGGQKVRVLLAQALFGNPEALLLDEPTNYLDLDSIHWLENFLNRYNGTVITISHDRYFLNSVCTHIADIDYETIITYTGGYDDMVLQKTQVRSRIESQNEQREKKIAQLNDFIARFSAGTRSSQVNSRKKEVERLATTELARSNIQRPYIRFEMLRPSGKHLLEVEGVNKSYTQPDGKTEHVINNFSSAVMRGEKVVLIGRNAQGKTTMLKALLANAGLDESQASDIDSGTVKWGHEAQIGYFAQDHKGSIQLGMTAADWLHQFDPQATKEDIRGILGQMLFRGEEGNKKTDALSGGEAARLLFCKLMLQKPNVLVLDEPTNHLDLESINALNQAIQKYEGTVFLVTHDQDLIEEAGTRIWHFEGGPDDFRITDHKGPYEEYQQQLAVAAK, from the coding sequence ATGATCTCCGTTTCGAATGTCACTATGCGCTATGGATCGAAGCTCCTCTTTGAGGATGTTTCGGTCACGTTCACCACGGGCCGCCGCTACGGCCTCACCGGCCCCAATGGCGCCGGCAAATCCACCTTCATGAAGGTGCTCACCGGCGAGATCGACGCCCAGAAGGGCTCTGTCGTTCGCCCTAAAAAAGTCGGCGTCCTCAAGCAGGACCAGTACGAGTTCGACGCCTATCGCGTGATCGACACCGTCATCATGGGCAACAAGGCCCTGTGGGCGGCGCTTGAAGAACGTGAGCGCATCTACGAGAAGCCGGAGCTGACGGACGAAGACGGTTCGCGCCTCGGAGAGCTCGAGGGCATCGTCGGCGACGAGGACGGCTATGAGGCCGAGTCGAACGCCGCAGTGCTGCTGCAAGGCCTCGATATCCCAGACGAAGTGCACGAACGCAAGATGAGCGAACTGCAGGGCGGCCAGAAGGTCCGCGTGCTCCTTGCGCAGGCCCTCTTCGGCAACCCCGAAGCTCTGCTGCTCGACGAGCCGACGAACTATCTCGATCTCGACTCCATCCACTGGCTGGAGAACTTCCTCAACCGCTACAACGGCACAGTGATCACCATCTCGCACGATCGCTACTTCCTCAATTCAGTCTGCACGCATATCGCCGACATCGACTACGAGACGATCATCACCTACACCGGCGGCTACGACGACATGGTTCTGCAGAAGACGCAGGTCCGCTCCCGCATCGAGAGCCAGAACGAGCAGCGCGAAAAGAAGATCGCTCAGCTCAACGATTTCATTGCGCGCTTCTCCGCCGGTACGCGCAGCTCGCAGGTCAACTCGCGTAAGAAGGAAGTCGAGCGGCTTGCAACGACCGAGCTTGCACGCTCGAATATCCAGCGCCCGTACATTCGCTTCGAAATGCTGCGCCCCTCGGGCAAGCACCTGCTCGAAGTCGAAGGCGTCAACAAGTCCTACACTCAACCCGACGGTAAGACAGAACACGTGATCAATAACTTCTCCTCCGCCGTCATGCGCGGTGAGAAGGTTGTTCTCATCGGCCGCAACGCGCAAGGCAAGACGACGATGCTCAAGGCGCTGCTGGCCAACGCCGGGCTCGACGAGTCGCAGGCCTCCGACATCGACTCAGGCACCGTGAAATGGGGCCACGAGGCGCAGATTGGTTACTTCGCGCAGGACCACAAGGGCTCGATCCAACTCGGCATGACGGCGGCCGACTGGCTGCACCAGTTCGACCCGCAGGCCACCAAGGAAGACATCCGCGGCATTCTCGGCCAGATGCTCTTCCGCGGCGAAGAGGGCAACAAGAAGACGGATGCGCTCTCAGGCGGAGAGGCAGCGCGGTTGCTCTTCTGCAAACTGATGCTGCAGAAGCCGAATGTGCTTGTGCTTGACGAGCCGACGAACCACCTCGACCTCGAGAGCATCAACGCACTCAACCAGGCGATCCAGAAGTACGAGGGCACCGTCTTCCTCGTCACACATGACCAGGACCTGATCGAAGAGGCCGGCACGCGCATCTGGCACTTCGAGGGCGGCCCCGACGATTTCCGCATTACGGACCACAAGGGGCCGTATGAGGAGTATCAGCAGCAGCTTGCTGTTGCCGCAAAGTAG
- a CDS encoding DUF2235 domain-containing protein: protein MSRRIAFCADGTWDGTGNNSNVWKISNAISSIPGQQFKFYDPGVGADGLPIEKLAGGAFGFGLFQKVKDGYSSIASIYEEGDDIFIFGFSRGAYTARSIAGMIGACGLPTKNPDPNQVEVAFEAYRNKDKRVEMLATLSSYGMVQPQIKMVGVWDTVGALGIPAIIGGVSPLLYGFLDTGLNPRILNAYHAVAIDEKREEFPATLWTTPPAPGQTISQVYFTGVHSDIGGGYAEDADSGSALSEIPLGWMMCKAAALGLTIDPTMLAKYPCPTEAKYALDTKHESWNPVWLFPKSRKIDAKATLANSVAVRCQHDGSYRPCNLTLQNTGLPDAGYASEVVVA from the coding sequence ATGAGCCGACGAATTGCATTCTGCGCGGACGGGACATGGGACGGCACGGGAAACAACAGCAACGTCTGGAAGATATCCAACGCAATCTCCTCCATTCCGGGGCAACAATTCAAGTTCTACGATCCGGGCGTTGGCGCGGATGGATTGCCGATTGAGAAGCTGGCAGGGGGAGCCTTCGGCTTCGGCCTCTTCCAGAAGGTCAAGGATGGCTATTCGAGTATTGCCAGCATCTACGAAGAGGGCGATGACATCTTCATCTTCGGCTTCAGCCGCGGAGCCTACACGGCGCGAAGCATAGCCGGAATGATTGGTGCTTGCGGCCTGCCTACCAAGAATCCCGACCCGAACCAGGTTGAAGTTGCGTTTGAAGCGTACCGGAACAAGGACAAGCGAGTAGAGATGCTGGCGACGTTGAGTTCGTATGGCATGGTTCAGCCTCAGATCAAGATGGTTGGTGTCTGGGACACGGTAGGCGCGCTAGGAATACCTGCAATCATCGGCGGTGTGAGTCCGCTGCTGTATGGGTTCCTGGACACGGGCCTCAACCCCCGAATTCTGAACGCGTATCACGCCGTCGCGATCGATGAAAAGAGAGAAGAGTTTCCGGCGACGCTTTGGACAACGCCTCCGGCTCCGGGACAGACGATCTCGCAGGTCTACTTTACCGGTGTCCACTCGGATATAGGCGGCGGCTATGCAGAAGACGCTGATAGCGGCTCTGCCCTGTCGGAGATCCCGCTGGGGTGGATGATGTGTAAAGCTGCGGCACTGGGGCTAACGATCGACCCCACAATGCTGGCGAAGTATCCATGCCCAACGGAGGCCAAATATGCGCTCGATACGAAGCACGAGTCGTGGAACCCGGTATGGCTCTTCCCCAAGTCGCGGAAGATCGATGCGAAGGCGACGCTGGCGAACAGCGTTGCAGTCCGCTGCCAGCATGACGGCAGTTATCGGCCGTGCAATCTTACTCTGCAGAACACGGGGCTTCCCGATGCGGGATACGCCAGCGAAGTAGTTGTGGCATAG
- the scpB gene encoding SMC-Scp complex subunit ScpB, translating into MSLKAKIEAVIYASEEPVTLAQLVGLLGQEAQVELDQIAAAQHSLALGEGEVVDADRADSVEANDADALNAEVVAEEATEPAVEREAAPVATEPDAAVEGDADKLAVREAKDEKEKSRRLREYFRSLLDELVSDYANGDRGLEIREVASGYRLATKPEYHDAVRGFVKSLKPPLKLSLQALETLAVVAYKQPVTAPEVSEIRGVDSGGVLGSLMTRKLVTTAGRKQVIGRPILYKTTKDFLLRFGLKDINELPSIEEFEKMAGELAEQEEIPMDSVAHEHHAPESPGELEEERHTHLPQADGSPDPVDDPLDDQLPDDTLSDESVSAVGVESKQD; encoded by the coding sequence ATGAGCCTTAAAGCCAAGATCGAAGCCGTCATCTATGCCTCAGAAGAACCTGTAACCCTCGCACAGCTAGTCGGGCTGTTAGGCCAGGAGGCCCAGGTCGAGCTGGACCAGATCGCCGCTGCACAACACTCGCTCGCGCTTGGCGAAGGCGAGGTTGTCGATGCCGATCGGGCAGACAGCGTCGAAGCGAACGATGCCGACGCACTCAATGCCGAGGTGGTTGCCGAGGAGGCTACCGAGCCTGCTGTTGAGCGCGAAGCTGCTCCGGTGGCTACCGAGCCGGACGCGGCAGTTGAGGGCGACGCTGACAAGCTGGCTGTGCGTGAGGCCAAAGACGAGAAGGAGAAGTCCCGGCGGCTGCGCGAATACTTTCGCTCGCTGCTCGATGAGCTTGTCTCCGACTATGCAAACGGCGATCGCGGCTTGGAGATACGCGAGGTGGCCAGCGGCTACCGCCTTGCAACCAAGCCCGAGTATCACGATGCAGTTCGTGGCTTTGTGAAGTCGCTGAAGCCGCCGCTGAAGCTCTCGCTGCAGGCGCTCGAAACGCTTGCCGTCGTCGCGTACAAGCAGCCGGTGACAGCCCCTGAGGTCTCCGAGATTCGCGGCGTGGACTCAGGCGGCGTGCTCGGCAGCCTGATGACGCGCAAGCTGGTCACGACAGCGGGCCGCAAGCAGGTCATTGGACGTCCCATTCTCTACAAGACGACCAAGGACTTCCTGCTGCGCTTCGGCTTGAAGGACATCAACGAGCTTCCCTCGATCGAAGAGTTCGAGAAGATGGCCGGGGAGCTGGCCGAGCAGGAAGAGATCCCGATGGACTCGGTCGCCCATGAGCACCATGCTCCTGAGTCGCCGGGTGAGCTTGAGGAAGAGCGGCACACCCATCTTCCCCAGGCCGATGGCAGTCCAGACCCCGTGGACGATCCGCTGGACGACCAGCTACCCGACGATACCCTGAGCGATGAGAGCGTTTCAGCCGTTGGTGTGGAATCGAAGCAGGACTGA
- a CDS encoding DEAD/DEAH box helicase, translating to MNRPYTKGFFLTTATLEQHPVSQELPAEPTPSSPNQRFIDFNIPDSLKSRLTNAGFINPTPVQAGAIPPALDGSDILATASTGTGKTLSFLVPIIERLDATSVPSTRAKRNPIRALILLPTRELAMQVLDVYWKLMPSAKHDATLICGGLSENVQFDNLDRGPRLVVATPGRLEDFLRRREIDLSKVEMFVLDEVDRMLDMGFLPAIRRIVTAVPKTRQTMCYSATLDANIQEIVRDYVKNPVRIEIGSTSKPSDRVELRAYTVMQDQKLGLLNQMLNEEQGTFLVFSRTKHGADRIARKLEKLGHDTNAIHGDRSQSQRTAALKGFATGKHRVLVATDVAARGIDVSDIAHVVNYDLPNASEDFVHRIGRTGRAGAKGVATTYVMPQERHEARKLERELKIKFDWREADKNLEKEERNKPLDLNALPAASSDPIDALLALETRSWRNGSGQDSEASNSGRPGGFRGRRKGNAARPQGHGKSNNAHPGRNASHPRGGNSGNRPSRGNRGR from the coding sequence ATGAATCGGCCTTATACCAAAGGATTTTTCTTGACTACAGCAACTCTTGAGCAGCATCCGGTCTCGCAGGAACTCCCTGCGGAGCCCACACCCTCCTCCCCAAACCAGCGTTTTATCGACTTCAACATCCCGGACTCCCTCAAGAGCCGTCTGACGAACGCTGGATTCATCAACCCGACGCCGGTGCAGGCTGGAGCGATTCCGCCGGCACTCGATGGCTCCGATATCCTTGCCACTGCCTCAACTGGTACTGGCAAGACCCTCAGCTTCCTCGTACCCATCATCGAGCGCCTGGATGCGACCTCTGTGCCCAGCACGCGCGCAAAGCGTAACCCCATCCGGGCCCTCATTCTTCTTCCTACGCGCGAATTGGCAATGCAGGTCCTGGACGTTTACTGGAAGCTGATGCCCAGCGCAAAGCATGATGCCACGCTGATCTGCGGAGGACTCTCAGAGAACGTTCAGTTTGACAACCTCGACCGCGGTCCTCGTCTTGTAGTCGCAACTCCGGGCCGCCTTGAGGACTTCCTCCGCCGCCGTGAGATCGATCTCTCCAAGGTCGAAATGTTCGTTCTCGACGAGGTCGACCGGATGCTCGACATGGGCTTTCTGCCAGCCATCCGCCGTATCGTCACTGCCGTTCCCAAGACGCGGCAGACGATGTGTTACTCGGCTACGCTCGATGCCAACATCCAGGAGATCGTTCGTGACTACGTGAAGAATCCTGTTCGCATCGAGATCGGAAGCACCTCGAAGCCTTCGGACCGGGTTGAGCTGCGCGCCTATACGGTGATGCAGGACCAGAAACTCGGCCTGCTGAACCAGATGCTGAACGAAGAGCAGGGAACGTTCCTGGTCTTCTCGCGTACCAAGCATGGCGCCGACCGTATCGCGCGCAAGCTCGAGAAGCTGGGCCACGACACGAACGCCATCCACGGCGACCGCTCGCAGTCACAGCGCACGGCGGCTCTCAAGGGCTTCGCGACCGGCAAGCACCGCGTTCTTGTGGCGACCGACGTTGCCGCGCGCGGTATCGATGTCTCCGACATCGCGCACGTCGTCAACTACGACCTGCCGAACGCCAGCGAGGACTTCGTTCATCGTATTGGCCGCACGGGGCGCGCCGGCGCGAAGGGCGTTGCGACGACCTATGTCATGCCGCAGGAGCGTCACGAAGCCCGCAAGCTGGAGCGCGAACTGAAGATAAAATTCGACTGGCGCGAGGCCGATAAGAACCTCGAGAAGGAGGAGCGCAACAAGCCCCTAGACCTCAACGCGCTTCCCGCTGCTTCGTCCGACCCCATCGATGCGCTGCTTGCACTGGAGACGCGCTCCTGGCGCAACGGTTCCGGGCAGGACAGCGAAGCGTCAAACAGTGGTCGTCCTGGCGGGTTTCGCGGACGTCGTAAAGGCAACGCCGCCCGCCCGCAGGGTCACGGTAAGAGCAATAACGCGCACCCCGGACGCAATGCCTCGCACCCGCGCGGCGGCAACTCAGGCAACCGGCCATCCCGCGGCAACCGGGGACGCTGA
- a CDS encoding NAD(P)-dependent oxidoreductase, whose amino-acid sequence MKILVTGAGGFLGKAIVERLLAHGETDLRCMLRDKSKACGLDAIAARYPAARLEYVAVNLRNAVEISSALTGCGIVIHAAAALKGSPAEMFLDSVVASRNLLEAVVNELRPIRVVLVSSFGAMGVAELPRGAMVDESTPLERHPEQRDVYSHSKLRQEQLFWEYRERYGFELVVLRPGVIYGPGGGHFSNRVGLSLFGRFLHLGGKNLLPLTYVDNCAEAIVVAALHEGVDGQVFNVVDDDLVTSREYLKLYKRKVKPVKSIPVPYFALMWGSKMVERYSAKSKGQLPAIFTPYKTRAMWGGNQFSNTKLKSIGWQPLISTREGLERAFAAFRAEPDKAK is encoded by the coding sequence ATGAAGATACTTGTCACCGGAGCCGGAGGTTTTCTGGGCAAGGCCATCGTCGAGCGGCTGCTCGCGCACGGAGAGACCGACCTGCGCTGCATGTTGCGCGACAAATCGAAGGCCTGTGGGCTTGATGCCATCGCCGCACGATATCCAGCGGCAAGGCTGGAGTATGTTGCGGTCAATCTGCGCAACGCGGTGGAGATTAGCTCGGCGCTGACTGGATGCGGCATCGTGATCCACGCAGCAGCGGCGCTGAAGGGTTCGCCGGCGGAGATGTTCCTGGACTCGGTCGTCGCCTCACGCAACCTGCTGGAGGCCGTGGTGAACGAGTTGCGGCCGATACGCGTAGTCCTGGTCAGCTCGTTTGGCGCGATGGGAGTCGCGGAGTTGCCGCGCGGCGCGATGGTCGATGAGAGCACGCCGCTCGAGCGGCACCCGGAGCAGCGCGATGTGTACTCGCACTCGAAGCTCAGGCAGGAGCAGTTGTTCTGGGAGTATCGCGAGCGGTATGGCTTCGAGCTGGTGGTGCTGCGGCCGGGCGTGATCTATGGGCCCGGGGGAGGACACTTCTCAAACCGCGTGGGCCTGAGTCTCTTCGGAAGGTTTCTTCACCTTGGCGGGAAGAACCTGCTGCCGCTGACCTATGTGGACAACTGCGCCGAGGCAATTGTCGTCGCTGCCTTGCATGAGGGTGTGGATGGGCAGGTCTTCAACGTGGTGGACGACGATCTGGTGACCTCGCGTGAGTATCTGAAGCTCTACAAACGCAAGGTGAAGCCGGTGAAGTCGATCCCGGTTCCCTACTTCGCGCTGATGTGGGGATCGAAGATGGTGGAGAGGTACAGCGCCAAATCGAAGGGACAACTTCCAGCAATCTTTACGCCTTACAAGACGCGGGCGATGTGGGGCGGCAACCAGTTCAGCAATACGAAGCTGAAGAGCATCGGGTGGCAGCCGCTGATCTCGACGCGTGAAGGGTTGGAGCGCGCGTTCGCAGCGTTTCGCGCGGAGCCGGACAAAGCGAAATGA
- the msrA gene encoding peptide-methionine (S)-S-oxide reductase MsrA, with translation MAIEKATFGAGCFWGVEARFNEVTGVIDTAAGYEGGDLEHPTYKDVCTDRTGHAEVVQVTFDNSRLSYEALLDAFFALHDPTQVNRQGPDWGTQYRSVIFTHNDRQASEARAKIAELNASGMYRDTIATQVHPTRTFWKAEEYHQRYLEKRGMVSCHI, from the coding sequence GTGGCAATTGAAAAGGCAACATTTGGAGCAGGTTGTTTTTGGGGTGTTGAAGCCAGGTTCAATGAAGTAACTGGAGTGATCGACACAGCGGCGGGCTACGAGGGCGGAGATCTCGAGCACCCAACCTATAAAGATGTTTGTACCGACCGCACCGGCCATGCGGAAGTCGTTCAGGTAACCTTCGACAACTCTCGGCTGAGTTACGAAGCGCTGCTGGACGCGTTCTTCGCGCTTCACGACCCCACGCAGGTCAACCGGCAGGGGCCGGACTGGGGAACCCAGTACAGGAGCGTCATCTTCACACACAATGACCGGCAGGCTAGCGAAGCTCGGGCAAAGATCGCCGAGTTGAACGCCTCGGGCATGTATCGCGATACGATCGCGACGCAGGTTCATCCCACCCGCACCTTTTGGAAGGCGGAGGAGTACCACCAGCGCTATCTGGAGAAGCGCGGCATGGTTAGCTGCCATATCTGA